AAAAAGCATTGATCACTTTGATATATTTCGATGATGACCTGATCATTAGTACATGATGGTGATGCACATTTGGCGTGGGTGCAGAATTGGAAAGATGCAAAGGTACCAAGGACTGTTTGCGTGCTGAAGTAGTTCTGCGAGTGAGCTTGGGGTGCTTTGTATCCTTTCAGTAATGATCAGGAATTCACGTTACTACTCAAATATAGCTTGTCTCGTGGTTTTCTGTGATGAAAAGCAGCTATCCTGATGAGAGAATGATTTCAATCcatacttattaaaaaataaaaaaaaaaagaatgatttGAATCCATTCGTGCAGTCTGTATTTTAGGACTATGGTCCTGTAATCTTCATCAATTTTTTACCTAAAAAATAAGTGAGCCTTAATACGACATCAGGCATTTTTTATCACAATGTTTCTTTCAACAGCTGGCACCTCAAAGTTGGATGATTCCAGAGATTCATGGCATTCTGGATGGTGGTTTGCCAAGATCGTCATGTGGATTGGTTTCACCGCTATCACTTTTTTGCTTCCTTCTGTCATTATTCAGCTCTATGGTTAGTGCAATCATTTTTCCCAGCCAGACTGCTATTTTTCTTTCTCGAACTTAATTATACAAAagagctctttttttttttttcacttttaagTTTACCAATGTCATGCCTCTgacactttctttttttccctttggcAGGGGAGATTGCCCATTTTGGTGCCGGGTATCTATGCTTCCCGTTATATTATCCTGCATTCAAATCATGTATATAGAATGTGTTGCACTAGGAGTTGAAGACATAAGTATTTTATCTTAGTCGAATCTAAATTGTTCGgagattttttaattaagtaataTCAAATCCATTTCAGGGTCTTTCTTCTTATTCAGCTGACAAGCATAATTAGTTTCATTATGTGGCTGAACGATTGTTGTCAGCCTGACAAAAATGCAGAAAGATGGTAAGACTCTTCATTCAAACAATCATTCCAAGCCCTCATCGATGCATTCTCATTTTCAGTTAGTGTGCTTCAGTTATTGTGTAGAAATCTAATACTGTGGGATATTCTGTACCCATCATTGCTGCACTTTATGATCTTGATGTTTGGTTATACTTATATACGACTAGTCATTGAACCTCCCCTGTGGGGCAAATGATGAgacaacaaatatttttttgccTTCACAAAACTCTACAATTGTAGGTgacttaaaaaattttatgctGCCAATTTCAGCTGTCACACACTAGATAATGCTGTTTGCAAAATGGGAAGTTTTGTATGGCTTGTAAGatatcaaagaaaatgatattgatTACCAGGTTTCTCATTTTCTTATCACTGCAGCCAAGTCTATGTAATGTTACTGGCAACCACTGCATATGTTGTGTGCTTGGTAGGGATCATTTTGATGTATATTTGGTATACACCTGAGCCATCTTGCCTCctcaacatttttttcattacCTGGACCTTGGTACTCCTCCAACTAATGACCAGTGTCTCTCTTCATCCAAAAGTAAGTTCTGATAATCTTTCTGCCTTTCTGTTCTTTCATCTTCCATCCTAACTTGGTGCGCGTGGATACACTTTTGACTGAAACAGGTGAATGCTGGCATCTTGACACCAGGACTCATGGGGCTTTATGTGGTATTCATCTGTTGGTGTGCAATTAGAAGGCATGGCTAATctttttttagttaaaatagATGTTATTGTTTGATTCTGTATACTGAAAGCCTTTTTAATTGCCAAAAAGAAATTTTCATTCATGCATGACATTGCTTAAATAATTCCAGCTTAATTCAATTAAACAGAATCTTTATATGGGTTCATTTGTGAGTTCTGTTGATTTATTGCATTTAGAAAATCTGTCACGTTGAGATCTTAATTTTACACTTTCCATGTTTGCAGTGAACCAGCAGGGGAAAATTGCATCAGGAAAGCAGAAGCTACAGATAGAACAGACTGGCTTACCATCATAGTAATACATTTTCATTGTTTCCTGGCCATTACCTGTCTTTATCAAAATTCCTTTTGGCTGGTGTATCGTCTTTCAACCTGTTTGATTGGCTTTTAAGCAATGTAGCAAATAGTTTGTGAAGTGCAGACACACAAACCAAATTAAATCTATTAATGAGagttctatataattttttaatcaaaaacaCCATGCAGTAAAGcatatcataattttttgtaatataataaatcaatctTCGAATTTGACTAGTATATTTCATCCTACCCTGCCAAACCTTACTAGTATATTTCATTGTACCCTGCCAAACCTTttgtttttacatttttcattgTAACAATTTCATGCTCTTTTTTATCCCAACGTAACGATGACTGTCATATGTTGACAGAGCTTTGTTGTTGCTGTGCTTGCAATAGTTATTGCCACATTTTCGACAGGCATAGATTCCCAATGCTTTCAGGtttgatccatttttccaaTCTACTCTTATAATTATGAGTATTTCCACCAAGATGTATCTGACTTCAGCTGCAGTTCAGAAAGGATGAGACGCAAGCTGAAGATGATGTTCCATATGGATATGGCTTCTTTCACTTTGTCTTTGCCACGGGAGCAATGTACTTTGCAATGCTATTAATTGGTTGGAATACCCATCATGCTATAAAAAAGTAAGTTCTCATATAATCTTCAGTATTTTTATATACTGACAAAACCATAtcctattttttaaatcaaatgacAAAAAAATGAGGAAATTGTACCCCCAAACTACAAAAAGGGTACATTGTTGCACATGGTCTAGTTTTTGTTAATCTCAATGGACGGATATTAACGGAAGATGCACGTTGCAACTTTTTGGTGGTTAAAAGTTTTTGCATTTTAAGGTGGACAAAATGGATGGTAGTTTAGAGGTTACAAATGTAATTACCCTAATAATCTGAATTTTTCTATCCAATTAACCTTTGTGTGATTGCATAAAATTCCAAATTCTTGCCTTTGTAACAAAAGAGGAAAATGATGCACCTACAACCCTTTAcaaaaccatgttttaaatgagggacattgttgtaaaataacttataaaagtaaAGCCAAAAGGAGGGGAATTCTTTCTAAATTCATACCTCCCAAAGTTCAATCtcgatttttttgtttgtttattaaaGTTCATTATTAGCAAGTTTACCATGATTTCAGTCTGTCTAATTCTTGGCAACATAAGTTTGATTGCTGGAAGGAAACTATATGTCACTGAGCCGTGATTTTCTACAGGTGGACTATTGACGTTGGTTGGACCAGCACATGGGTCAGAATAGTTAATGAGTGGCTGGCAGTCTGTGTCTACTGTAAGTACTTGAAACGATCACTGAATGTAACAAGAAGCTATTCTGAGGATAATCATATTGTCAAGTAAAGTTAATTATAGTCCTTTTGAATTACAAGACTTCTAATTAATTTCGCCGTCACAGTAAGGACGACACCGAATATTGTTACTGTGACTTGTTTGCATGACATGATAATGATTGAAGGGGAGCGTAgttactaaaattaaattaattttgcaGTATGGATGCTGGTGTCTCCAATCATATGGAAGAGCAGACAAACAGCTGAATCTTCATGATATTAAAGAAATGTCCCAAGATTTTTTGTCACTGCCCATTCATTGATCTGGCTTACGGGAATCCTTCATCCCTTGCCAAATAGTAAAAGGAATTGCAATATACTCAAGAAGATTCAGGCCAGAGCAACCTAGCCACTACCTATGTAGAAAGGTATTGACTGGATTTCTTTTAGTTCCACTCGATTTAGATATTCAATCTTCTGGCACCATGCaaatggtataaaaaaaaaaaaaaaatacccaaaTTATTTCAAATCACTCGAGTGATATGATCTGTGTTGTTATTTGTAAATACAGTAATGTCAGAGCATAATGCATGTCTTACGTAACCATAGGGTCTCAGTTGCTAATGTATTTCCatttactcaaaaaaaaaaaaaaaaaaaggagaggggTTGGCCTATGACGTGTTGTCACAAAAGTTGTTTCATTGGTTTGAAGGGTTAGATGCTGACCTAATTATAATTATCAGTATCAGCTACTTGCCTTTTCCTTTATGAAATATTGCCCCAAGGCAAATTACTAAGGATCCGTTTGGATACagaactttcatctcatcttattattataattttttaaaattttcacataaaatataataaataattcaactttttcaaattttaaaatagtaataatattaaaaaataatattttatttaacttgcaacttcatctaaaattatctcatctcgtCTTGCTGTCCAAACTAAACCTAATTGACAATCTGACCAAGCTCCAGgacctctatttttttttttttttttttttttttttttttttatgggtgggGGGCGGTTGTGAAGAATATGGCTAACAAGAGGGAAGTGTTGCTAATTCGTTATTCGAAGTAcctattgaaagagaaaaacacCAAAAGCTTGCACCTATGCGCTCTAAGACTAAATaatctaaatattaaaaaaataaaatccaattaatattaagatttatttt
This is a stretch of genomic DNA from Carya illinoinensis cultivar Pawnee chromosome 3, C.illinoinensisPawnee_v1, whole genome shotgun sequence. It encodes these proteins:
- the LOC122305041 gene encoding probable serine incorporator, encoding MESGESSSNERYAVFKDSSWFRQFRNGSNPWMARYVYGLIFLVATLLAWAARDYGRNALTEMEKLERCKGTKDCLRAEVVLRVSLGCFAFFITMFLSTAGTSKLDDSRDSWHSGWWFAKIVMWIGFTAITFLLPSVIIQLYGEIAHFGAGVFLLIQLTSIISFIMWLNDCCQPDKNAERCQVYVMLLATTAYVVCLVGIILMYIWYTPEPSCLLNIFFITWTLVLLQLMTSVSLHPKVNAGILTPGLMGLYVVFICWCAIRSEPAGENCIRKAEATDRTDWLTIISFVVAVLAIVIATFSTGIDSQCFQFRKDETQAEDDVPYGYGFFHFVFATGAMYFAMLLIGWNTHHAIKKWTIDVGWTSTWVRIVNEWLAVCVYLWMLVSPIIWKSRQTAESS